One Frankia alni ACN14a DNA window includes the following coding sequences:
- a CDS encoding patatin-like phospholipase family protein, which produces MTFALVLCGGGVAGVAWELGVLRGIADVDEPLAARLLAADTVIGTSAGSTVAAQITGDTPLAALYDRQLAPSSSELDIELDLTELASRLGTAVGGARDAADRRRRIGALALATDTVSEATRRAVIAGRLDSDLWPVRDLRILAVDAATGELVVFTRDCGVGLVDAVTASCAVPGVWPPATIGGRRYVDGGVRSASNADLARGAQAVLVLTPSPPGQPGAWGDLGAELSCLAPARTNVVFADEESIDAFGANPLSVATRGPSARAGRIVGRAAAQTVGTFLNPKQ; this is translated from the coding sequence GCGTGGCCGGTGTCGCGTGGGAACTGGGCGTTCTCCGCGGGATCGCCGACGTCGACGAACCGCTCGCCGCGCGTCTGCTGGCCGCCGACACCGTCATCGGCACGTCGGCCGGCTCCACGGTCGCCGCACAGATCACCGGTGACACCCCGCTCGCCGCCCTCTACGACCGTCAACTGGCCCCTTCCTCCTCCGAGCTCGACATCGAGCTCGACCTCACGGAGCTGGCGAGTCGGCTCGGCACGGCGGTCGGCGGGGCCAGGGACGCCGCCGACCGCCGCCGTCGCATCGGTGCCCTCGCCCTGGCCACCGACACGGTCAGCGAAGCGACCCGTCGCGCCGTCATCGCAGGACGGCTGGACAGCGATCTGTGGCCCGTGCGGGACCTGCGCATCCTGGCCGTCGACGCGGCCACTGGCGAGCTCGTCGTGTTCACCCGCGACTGCGGGGTCGGCCTCGTCGACGCCGTGACCGCCAGCTGCGCGGTGCCGGGTGTCTGGCCGCCGGCCACCATCGGCGGACGCCGTTACGTCGACGGCGGCGTGCGTTCGGCGAGCAACGCCGACCTGGCCCGGGGAGCCCAGGCGGTACTCGTGCTCACCCCCTCTCCGCCGGGCCAGCCCGGCGCGTGGGGTGACCTGGGCGCGGAGCTGTCCTGCCTTGCGCCGGCCCGCACCAACGTCGTGTTCGCCGACGAGGAGTCGATCGACGCCTTCGGCGCCAACCCGCTCTCGGTAGCCACCCGCGGGCCGTCCGCCCGCGCCGGACGCATCGTCGGCCGCGCGGCCGCCCAGACGGTCGGGACGTTCCTGAACCCGAAGCAGTAG
- a CDS encoding enoyl-CoA hydratase/isomerase family protein encodes MGDADQPAIMIAAEGDIRIITINRPAAHNAVDAELHARLATVWAEIAADPGARAAILTGVGADFCAGGDFAFMMQAVDPAGRWRVMEEGRRIIEEMLRFPLPLVAAVNGPAVGLGASIAVMCDLVVLADSAYLADPHVSVGLVAGDGGSATWPAHVSMLHAKEFLLLGDRIGSDRAVAMGLANRVAPAADLMTVARELAGRLAALPARAAQDTKRALNLVLEQNMAATRSYALVAERFSMGDDDHQAFLAAVRERRARRQASS; translated from the coding sequence GTGGGCGACGCCGATCAGCCGGCCATCATGATCGCGGCCGAGGGTGACATCCGGATCATCACGATCAACCGGCCCGCCGCGCACAACGCGGTCGACGCCGAGCTGCATGCCCGGCTGGCCACCGTCTGGGCCGAGATCGCGGCGGACCCCGGCGCCCGCGCCGCGATCCTTACCGGCGTGGGTGCGGACTTCTGCGCGGGCGGCGACTTTGCCTTCATGATGCAGGCGGTCGACCCCGCGGGTCGCTGGCGCGTGATGGAGGAAGGCCGCCGGATCATCGAGGAGATGCTCCGGTTTCCGCTCCCGCTGGTCGCGGCTGTGAACGGTCCCGCCGTCGGCCTCGGTGCCAGCATCGCGGTCATGTGCGACCTGGTCGTGCTGGCCGACTCCGCGTACCTCGCGGATCCCCACGTGTCGGTTGGACTCGTCGCCGGCGACGGCGGATCGGCGACCTGGCCGGCGCACGTGAGCATGCTGCACGCGAAGGAGTTCCTTCTCCTCGGAGACAGGATCGGATCGGACCGCGCGGTCGCGATGGGGCTTGCCAACAGGGTCGCGCCGGCCGCGGACCTGATGACCGTGGCCCGTGAGCTTGCGGGCCGGCTCGCCGCGCTTCCCGCGCGCGCGGCGCAGGACACCAAGCGCGCCCTGAACCTCGTACTCGAACAGAACATGGCCGCCACACGCAGCTACGCCCTCGTCGCGGAGCGATTCAGCATGGGCGACGACGACCACCAGGCCTTCCTGGCGGCGGTACGGGAGAGGCGGGCGCGCCGTCAGGCCTCGTCCTGA
- a CDS encoding SDR family NAD(P)-dependent oxidoreductase, whose protein sequence is MSVLERFRLDGRVAVVTGASSGLGVDFARGLAQAGADVVLGARRVDRLATTAETVEKEGRRALAVATDVADPASCDALVVAAVEAFGRVDILVNNAGIGTAVPALRETPQQFRSVIDVNLNGCYWMAQAAARVMRPGSSIVNISSILGLTTAGLPQAAYAASKAGLIGMTRDLAQQWTGRRGIRVNALAPGFFRSEMTDEYQPGYLDAQMSRVLGGRLGEPEELTAALVFLTSDAGSFVTGQTLAVDGGFTVT, encoded by the coding sequence ATGTCAGTGTTGGAACGGTTCCGGCTGGATGGTCGGGTCGCCGTCGTCACCGGAGCATCCTCGGGTCTCGGGGTGGATTTCGCCCGGGGCCTCGCCCAGGCGGGCGCGGACGTGGTCCTGGGCGCCCGCCGGGTCGATCGGCTCGCCACCACCGCCGAGACCGTGGAGAAGGAGGGCCGTCGCGCACTCGCGGTCGCCACCGACGTCGCCGACCCGGCCTCCTGCGACGCGCTTGTCGTCGCCGCGGTGGAAGCCTTCGGCCGCGTCGACATTCTGGTCAACAACGCCGGGATCGGCACCGCTGTCCCCGCGCTGAGAGAGACCCCGCAGCAGTTCCGCTCCGTCATCGACGTCAACCTGAACGGCTGCTACTGGATGGCCCAGGCAGCGGCCCGGGTCATGCGGCCCGGCAGCAGCATCGTCAACATCTCCAGCATCCTCGGTCTGACCACCGCCGGTCTGCCACAGGCCGCCTACGCGGCGAGCAAGGCGGGGCTGATCGGGATGACGCGGGATCTCGCCCAGCAGTGGACCGGCCGGCGCGGCATCCGGGTGAACGCCCTGGCCCCGGGCTTCTTCCGCTCCGAGATGACCGACGAGTATCAGCCGGGCTATCTCGATGCCCAGATGTCCCGCGTACTCGGCGGACGGCTCGGCGAACCGGAGGAACTGACCGCGGCGCTGGTCTTCCTGACCTCCGACGCCGGTAGTTTCGTCACCGGGCAGACACTCGCCGTAGACGGCGGCTTCACCGTGACCTGA
- a CDS encoding nucleotidyltransferase family protein, translated as MQALCRGLGIRRLDVFGSAVGNSFDLDTSDVDVLVEFDDARTGFDYFGTYFALKEGLEQLLGRAVDVVSVTSIRNPYFRERVMQTKQPLYAA; from the coding sequence ATCCAGGCTCTGTGTCGAGGGCTCGGGATTCGGCGTCTTGACGTGTTCGGTTCCGCCGTCGGGAACTCCTTCGATCTCGACACCAGTGATGTCGATGTACTGGTTGAGTTCGACGACGCTCGCACAGGGTTCGACTACTTCGGCACCTACTTCGCCCTGAAGGAAGGGCTGGAGCAACTGCTGGGCCGTGCCGTCGATGTTGTCAGTGTCACGAGTATCCGGAACCCGTACTTCCGCGAACGGGTCATGCAGACCAAGCAGCCGCTGTATGCAGCGTGA